In Geobacter sp., a single window of DNA contains:
- a CDS encoding HAMP domain-containing protein, which translates to MTIKTKLTMNVVIVILIIAAVAIASIIGMSSVKSKLTYLTQRSTPYQMRTVEFQRSLQSTATDLLKVGTSRNADEYRANRSEAEKSLAEVKSSQAALEELSGDKMEAYNDLSAIATELYSVSDGRLKADEAADSAGKIIAEKLREATGRLKQLDAKIKGLQTSSATSYTKSLGSMNSISAGVRNIEQLKLTLKDFQLGFMEVQKAQSKKGVLIAQGKCNSSMSKALQNDYLKTQPSLAGDIKALSQKIPEYIKLQTALVGQAGADTASRDTLQSDITERLNAIVLAVEQEAAMATSRFNDETKRQGTIFGNSTLATSVLAGNSELVSLGFNVEGLASRLFTSETPKEIDAVEAELKGVYGRIGTVKGELGKTLTKLNARQEAALLRGADTALGAIANLLFVKDGVIAKLHNRLDMVAKAGEAAKKLREVVAQQAEKGKKTVSIAQGDQEKAVATVNRMVRFSITLIAAIGIGAILFGILFGAWIYRSIAHPLNQLIGAAEQVAKGDLSLHLDKSSNDEVGKVQSSMGTMVDNLQGIVGKIKDATQSLASSSEELSATSNALERGAEDQNSRVEQSAAAMTEMTQTTMDVARNASDTATAADRMKKIADDGKEAMHTTVQELNKFAETVKESAAKVESLGQQSDEINNVVTLIKDIADQTNLLALNAAIEAARAGDMGRGFAVVADEVRALAEKTTSATEDIAKTVRQMQGSVAESVTFMKDERDSVSSVLDHVNRTLSSIDEIVNCVSQVTDMVQRIAVAAEEQSSTSEDISRNMEQISAVTRELKNSFADIQRSSGDLSQLALELNGMVGWFKV; encoded by the coding sequence ATGACCATAAAAACAAAACTGACCATGAACGTGGTGATCGTCATCCTGATCATTGCGGCTGTTGCCATTGCCAGTATCATCGGCATGTCGTCAGTGAAAAGCAAGCTGACCTACCTGACCCAACGGAGCACTCCCTACCAGATGCGGACGGTTGAGTTCCAACGGTCGCTGCAGAGCACGGCCACCGACCTCCTGAAGGTCGGCACCTCGCGGAATGCCGATGAATACCGGGCAAACCGGAGCGAGGCGGAAAAATCCCTAGCCGAGGTGAAATCGAGCCAGGCAGCCCTGGAAGAACTCTCCGGCGACAAGATGGAGGCCTACAATGATCTCTCTGCCATAGCCACGGAGCTGTATTCCGTCAGCGACGGCCGGTTGAAGGCGGATGAAGCCGCCGATTCTGCCGGAAAGATCATTGCGGAAAAACTACGCGAGGCAACCGGACGGCTCAAACAGCTCGACGCCAAGATCAAGGGACTGCAGACCAGTTCGGCCACCTCCTACACCAAGTCGCTCGGCAGCATGAACAGCATCTCTGCAGGAGTGAGAAACATCGAGCAGCTGAAACTCACCCTCAAGGACTTCCAGCTCGGTTTCATGGAGGTCCAGAAGGCGCAAAGCAAGAAGGGGGTGCTGATCGCCCAGGGAAAATGCAACTCCTCAATGAGCAAGGCACTGCAGAATGACTACCTGAAAACCCAGCCCTCCCTTGCCGGCGACATCAAGGCTCTCAGCCAGAAGATCCCCGAATATATCAAGCTCCAGACCGCCCTGGTGGGCCAGGCCGGTGCCGATACCGCCTCCCGCGATACCCTGCAGTCCGACATAACCGAACGGCTCAATGCCATCGTCCTGGCTGTCGAGCAGGAGGCAGCCATGGCCACCTCCCGTTTCAACGACGAAACCAAACGCCAGGGGACGATCTTCGGTAATTCCACCCTGGCGACCAGCGTGCTGGCCGGCAATTCGGAACTCGTCTCCCTCGGTTTCAATGTGGAAGGTCTGGCCTCGCGACTGTTCACCAGCGAAACGCCGAAAGAGATCGATGCCGTGGAAGCCGAGCTGAAAGGGGTTTATGGCCGCATTGGCACAGTCAAAGGAGAATTGGGAAAGACCCTGACCAAACTGAACGCCCGCCAGGAGGCAGCCCTGCTCCGGGGCGCCGACACGGCACTCGGAGCCATAGCCAACCTCCTGTTCGTCAAGGACGGAGTCATCGCCAAGCTGCACAATCGGCTGGACATGGTCGCCAAGGCGGGCGAAGCGGCGAAGAAGCTCCGCGAGGTCGTGGCACAACAGGCGGAAAAAGGGAAGAAGACCGTCAGCATCGCCCAGGGTGACCAGGAGAAGGCGGTTGCAACCGTCAACCGCATGGTCCGCTTCAGCATCACCCTGATCGCCGCCATCGGCATCGGCGCCATCCTGTTCGGCATCCTCTTCGGCGCCTGGATCTACCGGTCCATTGCCCACCCTCTCAACCAGCTGATCGGTGCGGCCGAGCAGGTGGCCAAGGGGGACCTTTCCCTCCACCTGGACAAAAGCAGCAATGACGAGGTGGGTAAGGTACAGTCGTCCATGGGGACCATGGTCGACAACCTGCAGGGGATTGTCGGCAAGATCAAGGATGCGACCCAGAGCCTCGCCAGCAGCTCGGAGGAGCTGTCAGCCACCTCCAATGCCCTGGAGCGGGGCGCAGAGGACCAGAACAGCCGGGTCGAGCAATCGGCCGCTGCCATGACGGAGATGACCCAGACCACCATGGATGTGGCCAGGAACGCCTCGGACACCGCCACGGCAGCCGACAGGATGAAAAAGATCGCCGACGATGGCAAGGAGGCCATGCATACCACCGTGCAGGAGCTGAACAAGTTCGCCGAGACCGTCAAAGAGTCTGCTGCCAAGGTGGAATCCCTGGGGCAACAGTCCGACGAGATCAATAACGTTGTCACGCTGATCAAGGATATTGCCGATCAGACCAATCTCCTGGCCCTGAATGCAGCCATCGAGGCGGCCCGTGCCGGCGACATGGGGAGGGGCTTTGCCGTGGTTGCCGACGAAGTAAGGGCGCTGGCGGAGAAGACCACATCTGCCACCGAAGATATCGCAAAGACCGTTCGGCAGATGCAGGGGAGCGTTGCCGAATCGGTAACCTTCATGAAGGACGAGCGGGATTCGGTGAGCTCTGTCCTTGACCATGTCAACCGGACCCTGTCGTCCATCGACGAGATCGTCAACTGCGTCAGCCAGGTGACCGACATGGTACAGCGGATCGCCGTTGCCGCCGAGGAGCAGTCCTCCACCAGCGAGGACATCTCCCGCAACATGGAGCAGATCTCCGCCGTCACCAGGGAGCTGAAAAACTCCTTTGCCGACATCCAGCGCTCCTCCGGCGACCTCTCCCAGCTGGCCCTCGAACTCAACGGCATGGTCGGCTGGTTCAAGGTCTGA
- a CDS encoding WYL domain-containing protein, with protein sequence MQRGKPAKRYSQASRVHDIIRLIEARHGMTIDELAEETGVTRRTIHRDLNVVHEAGYPLVSEWENSNKVYRFLTRFKDVPPISFTLQELATLYFLRGQAEVFQGTPFDGEIGSIFRKIRSVLPPRYAAHLERISGCALPLLQGRHDYSSHAELLGQLRDALIHQQRLSIRYTPPGRQRPTAYLVDPYTLIFYKGGLYLLAYAHNRKALRTFAVERIGSVRVEQERFELPPDYSPEERLKGAFGIVAEPAMEVSARFSPLVAHAVRGRLWHPSQRITDGDDGSVVLTFSAGGKMEILAWLLSYGEHVEVLAPTGLRQEVEEIVARMEKIYGG encoded by the coding sequence ATGCAGCGGGGAAAACCGGCAAAGAGATATTCACAGGCGTCGCGGGTCCATGACATCATCCGTCTCATCGAGGCGCGGCATGGCATGACCATCGACGAGCTCGCCGAAGAGACCGGCGTGACCCGGCGGACCATCCACCGGGACCTGAACGTGGTCCACGAGGCAGGCTACCCGCTGGTCTCCGAATGGGAAAACAGCAACAAGGTCTACCGCTTCCTGACCCGTTTCAAGGACGTGCCACCCATCAGCTTTACCCTGCAGGAACTGGCGACGCTCTACTTTCTCCGCGGCCAGGCAGAGGTGTTCCAAGGGACGCCGTTCGACGGGGAGATCGGCTCGATCTTCCGCAAGATCAGGTCGGTTCTGCCGCCGCGCTATGCGGCACACCTGGAGCGGATCTCCGGCTGTGCGCTCCCCCTGCTCCAGGGGCGCCACGACTATTCGTCCCATGCGGAACTGCTCGGCCAGCTGAGGGATGCCCTGATCCACCAGCAGAGACTCTCCATCCGCTATACCCCGCCGGGAAGGCAACGGCCGACGGCATACCTGGTCGATCCGTACACGCTGATCTTTTACAAGGGAGGGCTCTACCTGCTGGCATATGCCCATAACCGGAAGGCGCTCAGGACCTTTGCCGTGGAGCGGATCGGCAGCGTCAGGGTGGAGCAGGAGCGCTTCGAGCTGCCGCCCGATTATAGCCCGGAAGAGCGGCTGAAGGGGGCGTTCGGGATCGTGGCCGAGCCTGCCATGGAGGTCTCGGCCCGGTTTTCGCCCCTGGTTGCCCATGCGGTGCGCGGCCGGCTCTGGCACCCGAGCCAGCGTATAACGGACGGTGACGATGGCAGTGTTGTTCTGACCTTTTCTGCGGGAGGGAAGATGGAGATCCTTGCCTGGCTGCTCTCCTATGGCGAACATGTGGAGGTGCTGGCCCCGACAGGGCTCCGGCAGGAGGTTGAAGAGATCGTGGCGCGCATGGAGAAGATCTACGGGGGGTAG
- a CDS encoding TolC family protein — translation MTGYGIVTNRGHGRCFTRLARGGAFVVVLFLVWMVPATSQAREMRVLTLDDALAIAREKNRDIQKAHEYGNSVRGKYVEERSAALPQLSLNGSATLGKDESQQAFYGKAPEQYSRVVDLTLEQPLYTWGKVSAAIRAAEVGLKTADEQLRLARQAAQRDVSVAFYDILLAKELHRLAVQNHEQKSRHRDEAHRKLAAGVATDYDVLAADVAVENARPEVIRSENQVRVARERLRFLLAIDDGEVDAAGTLESRISPPPAYTDALNSARDRRPELADLRHRIGIYEELVTIADADNKPRLDLKGGAGWHHLDVDGTRDDGAAWDIGVYLTFPFFDGLKTSGRVQQARSDLATRQIEEKKLLDEISLEVRNAVNSVREATEIVAALGGTVRQAERLLQMAEKGYEYGVKIRLEVEDAQLNLLQAQSNLARARRDYLSAQVNMDWTMGRLGE, via the coding sequence ATGACGGGATACGGGATAGTGACGAATCGAGGCCATGGCCGCTGTTTCACCCGCCTTGCAAGGGGCGGGGCCTTTGTCGTCGTGCTCTTTCTGGTGTGGATGGTTCCTGCAACGTCACAGGCAAGAGAGATGCGGGTGCTGACCCTTGACGATGCCCTTGCCATTGCCAGGGAAAAGAACCGGGACATCCAGAAGGCTCATGAATATGGCAACAGCGTCCGGGGAAAGTACGTGGAAGAGCGGTCGGCAGCGCTTCCCCAGCTTTCGCTGAACGGTTCCGCCACGCTCGGCAAGGATGAGAGCCAGCAAGCGTTTTACGGCAAGGCGCCGGAGCAGTACAGCCGGGTCGTGGATCTCACCCTGGAGCAGCCGCTCTATACCTGGGGCAAGGTGAGCGCCGCCATCCGGGCTGCGGAGGTGGGGCTGAAGACCGCCGACGAACAACTCCGCCTGGCACGGCAGGCAGCCCAGCGGGATGTTTCGGTTGCCTTCTACGATATTCTCTTGGCCAAGGAGCTGCACCGCCTGGCCGTGCAGAATCACGAACAGAAGAGCCGCCACCGGGACGAGGCTCATCGCAAGCTGGCAGCAGGGGTTGCCACCGACTACGACGTGCTGGCAGCCGATGTGGCAGTGGAGAATGCCCGTCCCGAGGTGATCAGGAGCGAGAACCAGGTCCGGGTTGCGCGGGAACGGCTCCGGTTCCTGCTGGCCATCGACGATGGCGAGGTCGATGCGGCCGGCACCCTGGAGTCCCGGATCTCGCCGCCGCCTGCCTATACGGATGCCTTGAACAGTGCCCGTGACAGAAGGCCCGAACTGGCCGATCTCCGCCACCGGATCGGCATCTATGAGGAGCTGGTGACCATTGCGGATGCCGACAACAAGCCGCGGCTCGACCTGAAGGGGGGAGCGGGCTGGCATCATCTCGACGTCGACGGCACACGGGATGACGGCGCTGCCTGGGATATCGGCGTCTACCTTACCTTCCCCTTTTTCGACGGCCTCAAGACCTCGGGCCGGGTTCAGCAGGCCCGCAGCGACCTGGCCACCCGGCAGATCGAGGAGAAAAAGCTCCTGGACGAGATTTCCCTGGAGGTCCGCAATGCGGTGAACAGCGTCAGGGAGGCGACGGAGATCGTTGCGGCACTGGGGGGTACGGTGCGCCAGGCCGAGCGGTTGCTGCAGATGGCGGAAAAGGGGTACGAATACGGGGTCAAGATCCGCCTGGAGGTGGAGGATGCCCAGCTGAACCTGCTCCAGGCGCAGAGCAACCTGGCGCGCGCCCGGCGCGACTACCTGTCGGCGCAGGTCAACATGGACTGGACCATGGGGCGTCTGGGCGAATAG
- the pabB gene encoding aminodeoxychorismate synthase component I, with the protein MPDRSPVVLLDSSVGGSFGASWRFEGYLGTLQAWVPDEVPGVIAAAERASRRGMYAVGFVAYEAASAFNPDLPAVPPAEGLPLAWFVLYRERRAVSPGEGLPGVAPDVSALVPLLARRDYGASVGRIRDYIAAGDCYQVNYTFPLASSFRGEPLALYGRILRAQQASFCAYLDLGSQVIVSASPELFCAVKDGQITACPMKGTAPRGRWPAEDREIAARLREDPKERAENLMIVDLLRNDLGVVAKTGTVQVESLFDVEAYPTLHQLTSRITARLRPGIGLVEIFEALFPCGSITGAPKRRSMQIIAELEREPRGVYCGAIGVVSPGGEAVFSVAIRTLVLDRKSGRVRLGVGSGITWDASPDAEYAECLLKAGFLRRDTDDFRLIETLRLEDGRYALLDRHLQRLAESAAYFRFPCTIEQVRMLLETHAERHRETCKVRLLLDRDGTVTLSSEPLADEPERMLTVALARERSDSGDPFRYHKTTRRDLFERAMSDHPGCDEVLFCNERGELTEGTYHTIVLRIDGELLTPPLACGLLAGTQRQELLALGEVRERLLHEDDLWRADEIWLVNSVRGWRRGRVQPQPPWCAGAGNTTNPEGVSA; encoded by the coding sequence ATGCCTGACCGTTCTCCCGTCGTCCTGCTGGACTCCTCGGTTGGCGGCTCGTTCGGCGCTTCCTGGCGGTTTGAAGGCTACCTGGGCACCCTGCAGGCCTGGGTGCCCGATGAAGTCCCGGGCGTCATCGCCGCCGCGGAGCGGGCTTCCCGCCGGGGGATGTATGCCGTGGGGTTCGTGGCCTACGAGGCAGCGTCAGCCTTCAATCCGGACCTGCCTGCGGTCCCACCGGCAGAAGGGTTGCCGCTTGCCTGGTTCGTACTCTACCGTGAGCGGAGAGCCGTATCGCCGGGGGAGGGGCTGCCAGGCGTGGCGCCGGACGTATCGGCTCTGGTGCCGCTGCTCGCCAGGCGCGACTATGGCGCTTCCGTCGGGAGGATCAGGGACTACATCGCTGCCGGCGACTGCTACCAGGTCAATTACACCTTTCCGCTGGCCAGCTCGTTCCGGGGGGAGCCGCTGGCGCTCTACGGCCGGATTCTCCGGGCACAGCAGGCCTCCTTTTGTGCCTATCTGGACCTGGGTTCCCAGGTGATCGTTTCGGCCTCGCCGGAACTCTTCTGTGCCGTCAAAGATGGGCAGATTACCGCCTGCCCCATGAAGGGGACTGCTCCACGCGGCCGCTGGCCGGCCGAAGACCGGGAGATTGCCGCCCGGCTCAGGGAAGATCCCAAGGAGCGGGCGGAAAACCTGATGATCGTCGACCTGCTCCGCAACGACCTGGGGGTGGTTGCTAAAACCGGGACGGTGCAGGTCGAATCGCTGTTCGACGTGGAGGCCTATCCCACGCTTCATCAGCTTACCTCGCGCATCACGGCCCGGCTTCGGCCCGGCATCGGGCTGGTGGAGATCTTCGAGGCGCTCTTCCCCTGCGGCTCGATCACCGGCGCCCCGAAGCGGCGGAGCATGCAGATCATCGCCGAGCTGGAGCGGGAGCCGCGCGGGGTCTACTGTGGCGCCATCGGCGTCGTCTCCCCCGGTGGCGAAGCCGTTTTCAGCGTGGCGATCCGCACCCTGGTGCTGGACAGGAAGAGCGGCCGGGTCAGGCTGGGGGTGGGGAGCGGCATCACCTGGGATGCCTCGCCGGATGCCGAATACGCCGAGTGCCTGCTCAAGGCCGGCTTTCTCCGTCGGGATACGGACGATTTCCGGCTCATCGAAACGCTCCGGCTGGAGGACGGCAGGTATGCACTGCTCGACCGGCATCTGCAGCGTCTTGCCGAGTCGGCCGCCTATTTCCGCTTCCCGTGCACCATCGAACAGGTCCGTATGCTTCTTGAGACCCATGCCGAAAGACACCGGGAGACCTGCAAGGTGCGTCTCCTTCTCGACCGGGACGGCACGGTCACGCTTTCGTCCGAGCCCCTGGCGGACGAGCCGGAGCGGATGCTGACGGTGGCGCTGGCCAGGGAGCGGTCGGATTCGGGCGACCCGTTCCGCTATCACAAGACCACCCGCCGCGACCTGTTCGAACGGGCCATGAGCGACCACCCCGGCTGCGACGAGGTGCTGTTTTGCAACGAGCGGGGGGAGCTGACCGAAGGGACCTACCACACAATCGTGCTCCGGATCGACGGCGAGCTGCTGACCCCCCCTCTTGCCTGTGGCCTGCTGGCGGGGACCCAGCGCCAGGAGCTCCTGGCGCTGGGAGAGGTCAGGGAGCGGCTGCTCCATGAAGACGACCTCTGGCGGGCCGATGAGATCTGGCTGGTCAACTCGGTGCGGGGCTGGCGCCGCGGCAGGGTGCAGCCGCAGCCACCCTGGTGCGCCGGGGCGGGAAACACCACAAATCCGGAAGGAGTGAGTGCATGA
- a CDS encoding MMPL family transporter: MILSDVSIKRPIFATVLMLALVTLGIFSYKRLAVEMFPNVEFPLISVVTTFSGASPETVEREVSKRIEDSVNQIAGVKHVFSTSREGVSTVMIQFQLEQRVNDCAQEVRAKIGSIRGNLPEGIDEPIIQKLDFNAAPVAALAVQSSSLSPRELTTLVEKRIKKRFESVAGVGKVDMVGGQKREINVDLDPVRLDSLGLGANDVVGGIRSENTNTPLGRLTRGTAEYPLRIDGKPDHAEGYRRMVIAQREGRPLTLGEVALVTDGVEEKRKLALVNGKPAIGLDVYKQSGGNEVELVDAVKKTMAKVQQELPPGVSLSMVRDGTIMTRESLADVEETLIIGGILTVLIVFCFINSWRSTVITGVTLPISVISAFIVMNAMGMTLNVMTLMALSLSIGMLIDDAIVVRENIVRHLEMGKDHLEASRFGTSEIGLAVFATSLSIIAVFVPVAYMKGIVGRFFYQFGISVAFAVLVSLFVSFTLDPMLSSRWHDPSIHLQGKRKGIARWLERFNERFEAIADRYRGAIGWALDHRKTVMLSALAAFIGGIVIFGTLESSFMSKEDKGEFQVSFKTAPDASMAETEDRLQTILASLKDIPEIDHTYATIGAGDSGTVRDGLVYLKLTERAERQRNQFVLQREVRQRLQKIAGITFSIEEVGQIGGAQKPLNVNLKGDDLATLKQLGLRLKEELYKVPGIVDLAVTLEHDIPEYRLKVDREKALSAGVSTNDIVGALGRLVGGEAISTYEDEDGDAVDVRVRLPEALRRNPAQVSDLKVSVSDGNGGVKLVSLASLVTTSVATSPTEINRRDLARQVTVTANLDDLPIGTAVKHVEAASKRIAMPPGYSVNLSGEAEDMAESFGYMAESLLLAVIFVYLILAAQFESFFEPLAIMLSLPLSIVGMAGMLKLTGDTVNIMSLIGLIMLMGLVTKNAILLVDYAKVLQRRDGMQRREAVILAGRTRLRPIVMTTLAMIFGMMPLFLGIGAGGEGRAPMARAVVGGLLTSTFLTLLVVPVMYTSMDDFGAWLKRKWRREHA, encoded by the coding sequence ATGATCCTCTCGGATGTATCCATAAAACGGCCGATCTTTGCCACGGTGCTGATGCTGGCGCTCGTGACCCTCGGGATCTTTTCCTACAAGCGGCTTGCCGTGGAGATGTTCCCCAACGTGGAATTCCCGCTGATCTCGGTGGTGACCACCTTTTCCGGCGCCAGCCCGGAGACGGTGGAGCGGGAGGTGTCGAAGCGGATCGAGGACTCGGTGAACCAGATCGCCGGGGTGAAGCATGTCTTTTCCACCTCCCGCGAGGGGGTCTCCACGGTCATGATCCAGTTCCAGCTGGAACAGAGGGTCAATGACTGCGCCCAGGAGGTGCGGGCAAAGATCGGGTCGATCCGCGGCAACCTCCCCGAGGGGATCGACGAGCCGATCATCCAGAAACTCGATTTCAATGCCGCGCCGGTCGCCGCGCTGGCGGTGCAGTCCAGCTCCCTCTCGCCGCGCGAGCTGACGACCCTGGTGGAGAAGCGGATCAAGAAGCGCTTCGAGAGCGTTGCCGGGGTCGGCAAGGTGGACATGGTCGGCGGCCAGAAGCGGGAGATCAATGTGGACCTCGACCCGGTGCGGCTGGACAGCCTGGGGCTCGGCGCCAACGACGTGGTGGGGGGTATCAGGTCGGAAAACACCAATACCCCGCTGGGGCGATTGACCAGGGGGACGGCCGAATATCCGCTCCGGATCGACGGCAAGCCGGACCACGCCGAAGGGTATCGCCGGATGGTCATTGCCCAGCGCGAAGGGCGCCCCCTGACCCTCGGCGAGGTGGCCCTGGTGACCGATGGGGTGGAGGAGAAGCGGAAACTGGCCCTGGTGAACGGCAAGCCCGCCATCGGCCTCGACGTCTACAAGCAATCGGGCGGTAACGAGGTCGAGCTGGTGGATGCGGTGAAAAAGACCATGGCAAAGGTGCAGCAGGAGCTGCCGCCAGGCGTTTCCCTCTCCATGGTCCGCGACGGCACCATCATGACCCGGGAGTCGCTGGCCGACGTGGAGGAGACGCTGATCATCGGCGGCATCCTGACAGTGCTGATCGTCTTTTGCTTCATCAACTCCTGGCGCTCCACGGTCATCACCGGGGTGACGCTTCCCATCTCGGTCATCTCCGCCTTTATCGTCATGAACGCCATGGGGATGACCCTCAACGTCATGACCCTGATGGCGCTGTCGCTCTCCATCGGCATGCTGATCGACGATGCCATCGTGGTCCGGGAGAACATCGTCCGCCACCTGGAGATGGGGAAGGACCACCTGGAGGCGTCCCGCTTCGGCACCTCGGAGATCGGCCTGGCGGTCTTTGCCACTTCCCTGTCGATCATCGCCGTGTTCGTCCCGGTTGCCTACATGAAGGGGATCGTCGGCCGCTTCTTCTACCAGTTCGGCATCAGCGTCGCCTTTGCGGTGCTGGTCTCACTCTTTGTCTCCTTCACCCTCGACCCGATGCTGTCGTCGCGCTGGCACGACCCGTCCATCCACCTGCAGGGGAAACGGAAGGGGATCGCCCGTTGGCTGGAGCGGTTCAACGAACGGTTCGAGGCGATCGCGGACAGGTACCGCGGCGCCATCGGCTGGGCGCTCGACCACCGCAAGACGGTCATGCTCTCTGCCCTGGCGGCGTTTATCGGCGGGATCGTCATCTTCGGCACCCTGGAATCCTCCTTCATGTCCAAGGAGGACAAGGGGGAGTTCCAGGTCTCGTTCAAGACCGCGCCCGACGCCTCCATGGCCGAGACCGAGGACCGGTTGCAGACCATCCTGGCTTCCCTGAAGGATATCCCCGAGATCGACCATACCTATGCCACCATCGGCGCCGGCGACAGCGGCACCGTGCGCGACGGGCTCGTCTACCTGAAGCTGACGGAGCGCGCAGAGCGGCAGCGCAACCAGTTTGTGCTGCAGCGGGAGGTGCGGCAACGGCTGCAGAAGATTGCCGGCATCACCTTTTCCATCGAGGAGGTGGGGCAGATCGGCGGGGCGCAGAAGCCGCTCAACGTCAACCTGAAGGGTGACGATCTCGCCACGCTCAAACAGCTCGGCCTCCGGCTGAAGGAGGAGCTCTACAAGGTGCCGGGGATCGTCGATCTGGCGGTGACCCTGGAGCACGATATCCCGGAATACCGGCTCAAGGTCGACCGGGAAAAGGCGCTCTCCGCCGGGGTTTCGACCAACGACATCGTGGGCGCCCTCGGCCGACTGGTGGGGGGGGAGGCGATCAGCACCTACGAGGACGAGGACGGCGATGCCGTGGATGTGCGGGTGCGGCTTCCCGAGGCGCTGCGACGCAATCCCGCCCAGGTGAGCGACCTGAAGGTCTCGGTCTCCGACGGCAACGGCGGGGTGAAGCTGGTTTCCCTGGCCAGCCTGGTTACGACGAGCGTTGCGACCTCACCCACCGAGATCAACCGGCGCGACCTGGCCCGCCAGGTCACGGTGACCGCCAACCTGGACGACCTGCCGATCGGCACCGCAGTCAAGCATGTGGAGGCCGCCTCCAAGCGAATCGCCATGCCCCCAGGCTATTCTGTCAATCTCTCCGGCGAGGCCGAGGACATGGCCGAGTCGTTCGGCTACATGGCAGAATCGCTCCTCTTGGCGGTGATCTTCGTCTACCTGATCCTGGCGGCCCAGTTCGAGTCCTTCTTCGAGCCGCTGGCGATCATGCTGTCGCTCCCCCTCTCCATCGTCGGCATGGCAGGGATGCTCAAACTGACCGGCGACACGGTCAACATCATGTCGCTCATCGGCCTGATCATGCTGATGGGGCTGGTCACCAAGAACGCCATCCTGCTGGTGGATTATGCCAAGGTCCTGCAGCGGCGCGACGGCATGCAGCGGCGCGAGGCGGTGATCCTGGCCGGCAGGACGCGGCTCCGGCCGATCGTCATGACGACCCTGGCGATGATCTTCGGCATGATGCCGCTCTTTCTCGGCATCGGCGCCGGCGGGGAGGGGCGGGCGCCCATGGCGCGGGCCGTGGTCGGCGGACTGCTCACCTCGACCTTTCTCACCCTGCTGGTGGTACCGGTGATGTACACCTCTATGGACGATTTCGGCGCCTGGCTGAAGAGGAAATGGCGGAGGGAGCATGCCTGA
- a CDS encoding phosphate ABC transporter substrate-binding protein: protein MKKMIHPALMAVICLFATISTASADQIRVSAGGPAIEGILKPIKPAFEKTSGHTLILVETGGKFGVQQLEKGEADALVAGFSAEGLKNLITKEAVAVADPNAFQAVTIRQDKVFVAVNSTNPVTKLSKDQLKGLFTEKIANWKEVGGQDSPVIVIWAKLIPGPNGAFQQKILDGAPPAKEALEVNSLEDIKVTLASTPQAIAIYPSTAAVTGVKIIETPEVTRPTTLFTKGAPSPNVRKLIDFITGEGQKYIK, encoded by the coding sequence ATGAAAAAAATGATCCATCCCGCTCTGATGGCAGTCATCTGCCTTTTTGCCACCATTTCCACCGCTTCTGCCGACCAGATCAGGGTCTCTGCCGGGGGCCCGGCCATCGAGGGGATTCTCAAGCCGATCAAACCTGCCTTTGAAAAGACGAGCGGCCACACCCTGATCCTGGTGGAGACCGGTGGCAAGTTCGGCGTGCAACAGCTGGAAAAAGGGGAGGCTGATGCCCTGGTCGCGGGCTTTTCCGCCGAAGGGCTGAAAAACCTGATCACCAAGGAAGCGGTTGCCGTCGCAGACCCCAATGCCTTCCAAGCCGTAACAATCAGGCAGGACAAGGTCTTTGTGGCCGTGAACAGCACCAACCCCGTGACCAAGCTCTCCAAGGACCAGCTCAAAGGGCTCTTCACCGAGAAGATCGCCAACTGGAAAGAGGTCGGCGGGCAGGATTCCCCGGTGATCGTGATCTGGGCCAAGCTGATCCCGGGCCCCAACGGCGCCTTCCAGCAGAAGATCCTCGATGGCGCGCCGCCTGCCAAGGAAGCGCTGGAGGTAAATTCACTGGAAGACATCAAAGTGACACTGGCCTCGACCCCGCAGGCCATTGCCATCTATCCGTCAACCGCGGCTGTCACCGGAGTCAAGATCATCGAAACGCCGGAAGTAACCAGGCCGACCACGCTGTTCACCAAGGGAGCACCATCGCCCAACGTCCGAAAGCTGATAGACTTTATTACGGGTGAAGGGCAGAAATACATCAAATAG